One window of the Chryseobacterium camelliae genome contains the following:
- a CDS encoding methionine ABC transporter ATP-binding protein: MIEIKNISKTFHRKKQSFKALDDVSLSVSKGDIVGIIGFSGAGKSTLIRTVNLLERPDSGQVMINGTDFTQLKPGRLARERKKIGMIFQHFNLLSSRTVFDNVALPLELDQASASDIREKVSGLLKIVGLEDKANEYPKSLSGGQKQRVAIARALANDPYLLLCDEATSALDPATTQSILQLLKDINQRLGITILLITHEMEVIKSICNHVAVIDQGKLIAKGTLSEIITDRNHPVIRQFINSDIMTIPQEFSKILQKEPREGLYPLVEIELNEKISVEELLSVIYHDYHIPYKLLKADVEYFGDANVGKLLLQLQGKEEENEKAIYYFNRNKIQNTVRGYA; the protein is encoded by the coding sequence ATGATAGAGATTAAAAATATTTCAAAAACCTTCCACCGGAAAAAGCAGTCGTTCAAGGCACTGGATGATGTCAGCCTGAGCGTCAGCAAAGGTGATATTGTCGGGATCATCGGATTTTCAGGAGCCGGGAAAAGCACACTGATCCGTACGGTCAATCTCCTGGAAAGACCTGACAGCGGGCAGGTGATGATCAACGGTACGGATTTCACGCAACTGAAGCCCGGCCGATTGGCCAGGGAACGCAAAAAGATCGGGATGATCTTTCAGCATTTCAACCTTTTGTCGTCCCGAACAGTCTTTGACAATGTTGCACTGCCTCTGGAACTGGACCAGGCCAGCGCTTCAGATATCCGTGAAAAAGTCAGCGGGCTCCTGAAGATCGTAGGACTGGAAGATAAGGCGAATGAGTACCCGAAAAGCCTTTCCGGAGGGCAAAAACAAAGGGTGGCCATTGCCAGGGCCCTGGCCAATGATCCTTATCTCCTGCTCTGTGACGAAGCGACCAGTGCACTGGATCCGGCGACCACACAATCCATCCTCCAGCTCCTGAAAGATATCAATCAGCGTCTCGGCATTACGATCCTGCTCATTACCCATGAAATGGAAGTGATCAAATCCATCTGTAACCATGTTGCGGTGATTGACCAGGGGAAACTGATTGCAAAAGGTACTTTAAGCGAAATTATTACAGACCGGAACCATCCGGTAATCAGACAATTCATTAATTCAGATATCATGACTATTCCACAGGAATTCAGTAAAATATTACAAAAAGAGCCCCGGGAGGGTTTGTACCCCCTGGTAGAAATAGAACTCAACGAAAAGATCAGCGTAGAAGAACTGCTTTCAGTGATCTACCATGATTACCATATTCCCTATAAGCTACTCAAAGCAGATGTGGAGTATTTCGGAGATGCCAATGTAGGAAAGCTGCTTCTCCAGCTTCAGGGCAAGGAAGAGGAAAACGAAAAGGCCATCTATTATTTCAACCGGAATAAAATTCAAAATACAGTACGAGGATATGCTTAG
- the metI gene encoding methionine ABC transporter permease MetI produces MLSETVVSLLLKGIWQTVYMTFVSGFLGFAIGLPVGISLFLTRKGQLLEHVAYNRILSVMVNIFRSIPFIILIVWMIPFTRILVGTSIGMNAALVPLSIGAAPFIARLVENSLLEIPHGLIETARAIGATPFQIIRKVLLPEALPSLINNATITLITLVGYSAMGGAVGAGGLGQIGYQYGYIGYDALIMNVVLVLLVALVFIIQLSGDRLAKRVDHR; encoded by the coding sequence ATGCTTAGTGAGACAGTAGTTTCCCTGTTGCTTAAAGGGATATGGCAAACGGTTTACATGACTTTTGTTTCCGGGTTTTTAGGTTTTGCCATCGGGCTGCCGGTAGGGATTTCTCTCTTCCTGACCAGGAAAGGGCAGCTGCTGGAACATGTTGCCTATAACAGGATTTTATCGGTAATGGTGAATATCTTCCGGTCTATCCCATTCATTATCCTGATTGTCTGGATGATCCCTTTTACCAGGATATTGGTAGGGACTTCCATAGGGATGAATGCAGCCCTGGTGCCGCTGAGCATCGGTGCCGCGCCATTTATCGCCCGACTGGTGGAAAACAGCCTTCTTGAGATCCCTCACGGATTGATTGAAACGGCCAGGGCCATAGGCGCCACTCCTTTCCAGATCATCCGGAAAGTACTGCTTCCGGAAGCTTTGCCTTCCCTGATCAACAATGCGACCATTACGCTGATTACCCTGGTGGGCTATTCCGCCATGGGCGGTGCCGTGGGAGCCGGCGGACTGGGACAGATTGGTTATCAGTACGGTTATATCGGCTATGACGCCTTGATCATGAATGTGGTGCTTGTCCTGCTGGTTGCCTTAGTATTCATCATCCAGCTTTCCGGTGACCGGCTGGCGAAAAGGGTTGACCATCGGTGA
- the metQ gene encoding methionine ABC transporter substrate-binding lipoprotein MetQ, whose translation MKKIMIVTAVMAILTGITSCRSPKNEDLNFIRVGITFGPEQEIAETAKKVAKEKYNLDVELISFNDYVVPNEALNNSDIDANAFQHVPYLNEQSKQRGYHLAVVGNTFVYPIVAYSKKIRNISQLRDGSTIAIPNDPTNGGRSLLLLQSNGLLKLKKGTGLLPKVTDIADNPKQLDIIEIEAPQLPRVLDDQKVVVAVINNNFAAQAGLDINRYGILKEDKNSPYVNTIVTRQDNKNAENVRKFIKAYQSDEVDRKAQEVFKGGAVKGW comes from the coding sequence ATGAAAAAAATAATGATTGTAACGGCTGTCATGGCCATACTGACCGGAATTACTTCCTGTCGTTCCCCTAAAAATGAAGATCTTAATTTTATCAGGGTCGGTATTACGTTCGGCCCGGAACAGGAAATTGCCGAAACGGCTAAAAAGGTAGCCAAAGAAAAGTACAATCTCGATGTGGAGCTGATCTCTTTCAACGATTATGTTGTACCGAATGAAGCGCTGAACAATTCGGATATTGATGCCAATGCTTTTCAGCATGTCCCATATCTTAATGAACAGTCGAAGCAGAGGGGCTACCATCTTGCTGTTGTGGGCAACACCTTCGTCTACCCTATAGTTGCCTATTCTAAAAAAATCCGCAATATCAGCCAGCTCCGGGACGGCAGCACCATTGCCATCCCCAATGACCCGACCAATGGCGGAAGGTCTTTGCTGCTGCTCCAGAGCAACGGACTGCTGAAACTGAAAAAAGGGACCGGCCTGCTCCCGAAAGTAACTGATATTGCAGATAATCCCAAACAGCTGGATATCATAGAAATTGAAGCACCACAGCTGCCAAGGGTACTGGACGACCAGAAAGTCGTAGTAGCCGTTATCAACAATAATTTCGCTGCCCAGGCTGGACTGGATATCAACCGCTACGGCATCCTGAAAGAAGATAAAAATTCTCCCTATGTGAACACCATTGTGACCCGCCAGGATAATAAAAATGCTGAAAATGTAAGAAAATTCATCAAGGCATACCAATCGGATGAAGTGGACAGGAAAGCCCAGGAGGTTTTTAAAGGAGGCGCGGTGAAGGGATGGTAG
- a CDS encoding glycoside hydrolase family 3 C-terminal domain-containing protein codes for MFKKTVVISLITLFSASSMAQNTALPVYLDDSKPVEQRIQDALSRMTLEEKIAMIHAQSKFSSAGVPRLGIPEFWTTDGPHGVRPEVLWDEWNQAGWTNDSIIAYPALTALSATWNKKMSWNYGKALGEEARYRKKDIILGPGVNIYRTPLNGRNFEYMGEDPYLTSKMVVPYIQGVQSNGVATSVKHFALNNQEMFRHTSNVNVDDRALYEIYLPPFKAAVTEGDSWTIMGAYDMYKNQYASQNKYLLNDILKGEWKYKGVVVSDWGAVNNTEQAIHNGLDLEFGSWTNGLSAGKSNAYDNYYLADPYLQLIKSGKVGTKELDDKVTRLLRLAYKTTMNKNKPFGNIASEEHKAIAKEIGEEGIVLLKNQGNILPIDLNKTKKIAVIGENAIKIMTVGGGSSSLKVKYETLPLEGIKNRFGKQSDVQYARGYVGDVGGEYNGVKSGQDLKDSRSASELMNEAVELAKKSDFVIFVGGLNKSDFQDSEGNDRKSYGLPYNQDQLIAALAKANKNFAVVMVTGNAVAMPWIKEVPAVVQGWYLGSEAGNALAAVLAGDANPSGKLPFTFPVKLEDNAAHQLGEYPGNKEELAAGKGKDQQHPINITYNEGIFVGYRWHDTKKIKPLFSFGHGLSYTTFEFGKAKADKTKIGQDDTITFTVTVKNTGTKAGAEVAQLYISDLKSSVPRPAKELKGFEKVYLNPGESKEVSFTIDKTALSYFDAGKHDWVAEPGDFEAQIGNSSDAIKTKVKFTLQ; via the coding sequence ATGTTTAAGAAAACTGTTGTCATAAGTTTAATCACTCTATTTTCTGCTTCTTCCATGGCTCAAAATACTGCCCTGCCGGTCTATCTGGATGATTCCAAGCCCGTTGAACAGCGCATTCAGGATGCCCTGTCGCGGATGACGCTGGAAGAAAAAATCGCTATGATCCACGCACAATCGAAATTCAGCTCCGCAGGTGTTCCGAGATTGGGAATTCCTGAATTCTGGACTACAGACGGCCCGCATGGGGTACGTCCTGAAGTATTGTGGGATGAATGGAACCAGGCAGGCTGGACCAATGACTCCATCATCGCTTATCCTGCCCTGACGGCTTTATCCGCCACCTGGAATAAAAAAATGTCCTGGAACTACGGAAAAGCATTGGGTGAGGAAGCACGCTACAGAAAGAAAGATATCATCCTCGGCCCAGGTGTGAATATTTACCGTACGCCGCTGAACGGAAGGAATTTTGAATATATGGGCGAAGACCCGTACCTGACGTCTAAAATGGTAGTTCCGTACATCCAGGGCGTTCAGTCTAATGGTGTGGCCACTTCCGTGAAACATTTTGCCCTGAACAATCAGGAAATGTTCCGTCACACCAGCAACGTAAATGTAGACGACCGTGCCCTGTACGAAATTTACCTTCCGCCTTTTAAGGCGGCCGTAACAGAAGGTGACTCATGGACGATCATGGGCGCTTATGACATGTATAAAAACCAATACGCCAGCCAGAACAAATACCTTCTGAACGATATCCTGAAAGGGGAATGGAAATACAAAGGGGTTGTGGTTTCCGACTGGGGAGCCGTCAATAATACGGAACAGGCGATCCACAACGGCCTCGACCTTGAATTCGGAAGCTGGACCAACGGGCTTTCCGCCGGGAAATCCAATGCCTACGACAATTATTATCTTGCTGACCCTTATCTTCAGCTGATTAAATCCGGTAAGGTAGGCACCAAGGAGCTCGATGACAAAGTCACGCGACTTCTCCGTTTGGCGTATAAAACGACAATGAATAAGAACAAGCCCTTCGGGAATATCGCTTCCGAAGAGCACAAGGCCATAGCCAAGGAAATCGGTGAAGAAGGGATCGTCCTGCTGAAAAATCAGGGAAATATCCTGCCGATTGATCTTAACAAGACCAAGAAAATAGCCGTAATCGGTGAAAATGCCATTAAGATCATGACCGTGGGCGGAGGTTCATCTTCCCTTAAAGTAAAATATGAAACGCTTCCGCTGGAAGGGATCAAAAACCGTTTCGGTAAACAGTCAGATGTACAGTATGCAAGAGGATATGTTGGTGATGTAGGCGGGGAATACAATGGGGTAAAATCCGGACAGGACCTGAAAGACAGCCGTTCTGCATCCGAGCTGATGAATGAAGCCGTAGAGCTGGCTAAAAAATCTGACTTTGTTATTTTCGTTGGCGGACTGAATAAAAGTGACTTCCAGGACAGTGAAGGCAATGACCGGAAAAGTTACGGGCTTCCGTACAATCAGGACCAGCTGATCGCTGCACTGGCTAAAGCCAATAAAAACTTTGCAGTGGTCATGGTGACCGGGAATGCCGTAGCCATGCCGTGGATCAAGGAAGTTCCTGCTGTTGTTCAGGGATGGTATTTAGGCTCTGAAGCAGGAAATGCCCTGGCCGCTGTTCTCGCAGGGGATGCCAATCCTTCCGGGAAACTGCCGTTCACATTCCCGGTAAAGCTGGAGGATAATGCTGCCCACCAGCTGGGTGAATATCCGGGCAATAAAGAGGAACTGGCTGCGGGAAAAGGAAAAGATCAGCAGCACCCGATCAACATCACGTACAACGAAGGTATTTTCGTAGGGTACAGATGGCATGATACCAAAAAAATCAAACCTCTGTTCAGCTTCGGGCATGGACTGAGCTATACGACCTTTGAATTCGGAAAAGCCAAGGCTGATAAAACGAAAATCGGTCAGGATGATACCATTACCTTCACGGTAACCGTGAAAAATACCGGTACAAAGGCAGGTGCTGAAGTAGCCCAGCTGTATATCAGCGATCTTAAATCTTCGGTTCCGAGACCGGCCAAAGAACTGAAAGGCTTTGAGAAAGTTTACCTGAATCCCGGAGAATCCAAAGAAGTAAGCTTTACCATTGACAAAACAGCGTTGAGCTATTTTGATGCCGGGAAACATGACTGGGTGGCAGAACCGGGAGATTTTGAAGCCCAGATCGGAAATTCTTCCGATGCCATCAAAACAAAAGTGAAGTTTACTTTGCAATAA
- a CDS encoding metallophosphoesterase — MKIQVISDLHQEFGQTDLSFDSADAVILAGDINIGIKGIEWIKNKIPDRPVIYVLGNHEYYKGSYSKTLNRIKEAAFGSNVHVLENNTVDIDGIRFHGATLWTDFSIFGNPVQYGMLCQSQMNDYKMIRRDPSYSKMRTLDTFKIHQMSKIWLEESLEKASGLTSIVVTHHAPSIHSVPEKYLQDPVTAAYASNLEELILKYSPAYWIHGHIHTPCKYTIGKTEVICNPHGYISEPDNGFDGELIIEI; from the coding sequence ATGAAAATACAGGTCATCAGTGATTTGCACCAGGAATTCGGGCAGACGGATCTTTCCTTCGATTCGGCAGATGCCGTAATCCTCGCAGGAGATATCAATATCGGGATCAAGGGGATTGAGTGGATCAAGAATAAGATTCCGGATCGCCCTGTGATCTATGTGCTGGGAAACCATGAGTATTATAAAGGATCTTATTCTAAAACACTCAACAGGATCAAAGAGGCTGCCTTTGGATCCAATGTCCATGTGCTGGAAAATAATACGGTGGATATCGACGGAATCCGATTTCACGGGGCAACTTTATGGACGGATTTTTCCATTTTCGGGAATCCCGTTCAGTACGGGATGCTTTGCCAGTCGCAAATGAACGATTATAAAATGATCCGTCGTGATCCTTCCTATTCAAAAATGAGGACACTGGATACATTTAAAATTCACCAGATGTCAAAAATCTGGCTGGAAGAAAGCCTGGAAAAGGCTTCAGGATTAACCAGCATAGTGGTGACCCATCATGCACCGTCTATCCATTCGGTACCGGAAAAATACCTTCAGGATCCGGTTACGGCTGCTTATGCTTCCAACCTTGAAGAACTTATCCTGAAATACAGCCCTGCATATTGGATCCACGGTCATATCCATACACCTTGCAAGTACACCATAGGCAAAACTGAAGTAATCTGCAATCCACACGGCTACATCAGCGAACCTGATAACGGTTTTGACGGGGAACTCATTATAGAAATCTGA
- a CDS encoding MFS transporter — METKKNLILILASVGTFVEALDIAIINLTIPSIQEQFNIGAETVQWLQTLYVLFFGGFLIIGGKLSDQIGRKKIFLIGSAIFMLTSLGAGLSADFRTLAIFRALQGLGAAFIMPSALSIVTHAFTEMQERNRAVGIFSSFAAIGSGSGLSLGGIISTYLSWHWVFLINVPVLLITIIFAFRYLPSDDKGEQPAKTDVLSGILLVAGLLSLTYGTHEFIHITEQPLPVGGSLLASILLLSAVVFRLRHSAQPLIDLKILKHRSLNVSNIAFFALGAFFIGFLFLISLMLQKDMGYTAAASGLLLVPFSIMSALLAKFVLPLVSKRLNSGQMGLMGWSFMLTGSVLLILSVHFNYPLTIVLMGAACISGIGMTFCFTALSVLGIRDVEPTHYGVASGMGSTSYFLGAGLGLSLMSLLNQIFPSDHAVGDLNFIILMLYAISIIILLTYFAFRHSKSGKPAVAVILD; from the coding sequence ATGGAAACAAAGAAAAACCTGATTTTAATATTGGCATCGGTAGGAACATTTGTAGAGGCATTAGACATTGCCATTATCAATCTGACGATCCCTTCGATCCAGGAGCAGTTCAATATTGGTGCAGAAACCGTACAGTGGCTGCAGACCTTATACGTTTTATTTTTCGGAGGATTTTTGATTATCGGAGGTAAGCTTTCCGATCAGATCGGAAGGAAAAAAATATTTCTGATCGGTTCCGCAATCTTTATGCTGACGTCTTTAGGAGCGGGGTTATCAGCGGATTTCAGGACCCTGGCGATTTTCCGTGCACTGCAGGGATTAGGAGCCGCATTCATTATGCCTTCTGCCTTATCCATTGTTACCCATGCCTTTACGGAAATGCAGGAAAGAAACCGTGCTGTAGGAATCTTCAGTTCATTTGCAGCCATAGGATCAGGAAGCGGCCTTTCATTGGGAGGGATTATCAGTACTTACCTGAGCTGGCATTGGGTATTTCTGATCAATGTTCCTGTTCTGCTGATCACCATTATTTTCGCATTCAGATACCTTCCTTCGGATGATAAAGGGGAACAACCGGCCAAAACGGATGTCCTTTCCGGGATATTGCTTGTGGCAGGTTTATTAAGCCTTACCTATGGCACGCACGAGTTCATCCATATTACCGAGCAGCCGTTGCCGGTCGGCGGATCTTTGCTTGCTTCCATATTGCTGTTATCTGCTGTGGTTTTCCGCCTAAGGCATTCTGCGCAGCCCCTTATTGATCTCAAGATCTTAAAACACAGGTCCCTGAATGTTTCTAACATTGCTTTTTTCGCTCTGGGAGCGTTTTTTATAGGTTTCCTGTTCCTGATATCCCTGATGCTTCAAAAGGATATGGGATATACAGCAGCGGCTTCAGGTTTATTGCTGGTGCCGTTCAGTATCATGTCTGCTTTGTTGGCTAAATTCGTGCTGCCTTTGGTTTCCAAAAGACTGAATTCAGGACAGATGGGGCTTATGGGATGGAGCTTTATGCTTACAGGATCAGTATTACTGATTTTATCAGTCCATTTTAATTACCCTTTAACCATTGTCCTTATGGGTGCTGCCTGTATTTCAGGCATCGGGATGACCTTTTGTTTTACTGCCTTGTCCGTACTCGGGATCCGTGATGTAGAACCTACGCATTATGGCGTGGCTTCGGGAATGGGCTCTACCAGCTATTTCCTGGGTGCCGGTTTAGGACTGTCATTGATGTCTCTCCTCAATCAGATTTTTCCCTCTGACCATGCTGTGGGGGACCTGAATTTCATCATCCTTATGTTGTATGCTATAAGTATCATCATCCTTCTGACTTATTTTGCTTTCAGGCATTCAAAATCAGGAAAACCTGCTGTTGCGGTAATCCTGGACTGA
- a CDS encoding Lrp/AsnC family transcriptional regulator, with protein sequence MSTEHYNPDNKDLSILRLLQKDAKLSVRDIAARINLSATPTHERIKRLERLGIIKEYTTVVDRKKVGKGMMVICMIALNAHNKKTATRFIEEVTQFKEVVEFYNISGDFDFMLKILAPNMDEFHEFFVNKLSEIEGIGQTKSIFVMNSIKESGRIL encoded by the coding sequence ATGTCAACAGAACATTACAATCCGGATAACAAAGACCTTTCTATCCTCAGGTTGCTGCAAAAAGATGCCAAACTGAGTGTCCGGGATATTGCGGCACGGATCAACCTGAGTGCAACACCTACCCATGAACGCATCAAACGTTTGGAACGGTTGGGAATTATTAAGGAATATACTACCGTCGTAGACCGTAAAAAGGTCGGTAAGGGCATGATGGTAATCTGTATGATTGCACTGAATGCACACAATAAAAAAACAGCAACCCGCTTTATTGAGGAAGTCACTCAATTTAAAGAGGTAGTAGAATTCTACAATATCAGCGGCGATTTTGATTTCATGCTCAAAATCCTTGCTCCGAATATGGATGAATTCCACGAATTTTTCGTCAATAAACTCTCTGAAATTGAAGGCATCGGCCAGACAAAAAGTATTTTTGTGATGAACAGCATCAAGGAGAGTGGGAGGATTTTGTGA